From Polyodon spathula isolate WHYD16114869_AA chromosome 24, ASM1765450v1, whole genome shotgun sequence, one genomic window encodes:
- the LOC121298924 gene encoding DNA-binding protein RFX7-like isoform X2: protein MMAEDQQHQKPSPGTGTLPALVPGLQGAEASALQHKIKNSTGKKLYIIIKSVQSKVESILQDVEKFTDIEKLYLYLKLPSGPNSGNDKSDQSSMSSSRTQQMHAFNWIRNHLEEHPETSLPKQEVYDEYKSYCDNLGYHPLSAADFGKIMKNVFPNMKARRLGMRGKSKYCYSGLRKKAFVHMPSLPNLDFHKTGDGPEGMESSGQLQNAEEDVRSAACDLVCEWAQKVLSRQFDAVEDLARFLLNSHYIGTKSMAALTVMTGAPTGMKTPTQTSAFVPTTETNSFQPQVKTLPSPSVDAKQQLQRKIQKKQQEQKLHSPLPGEAHGRRVDGGTPGPVPCIHRGSPALLSPQPTIGIVVAAVSSPVTVQRNRQLVTSPSPVGTPEGKVLPVNFQVVAQHMHSMKQSPKTPQNIPASPIDRSARHRYPQILPKPCATSALTLRSPTTVLITNSPIKTVVPTPHVSSVNVVKMTAISLTPSNSGTALRPASAGNSGTGAAEEPRAGLQIRHGSVVSLQSPVARSNSVTTTPTVEIKMEPEAITDESQTLSTERLAGTQEASGGQGGGCVKLRAISDPATQAKGSPGGGGEARPEETRTKGDAKSHLDNTVVASTVSNNNPNTFFIAISNPNTSMTLSSNGNAASSPKESLAGSKSPRKRSTSLASESQAPPIKKVFTSQQSTISLESQKVGLSAAVKKVTKATLPAKPDCTPAPTPGKVTVKLNSTVPTRILAQTPSDTQAAYSSSFLTVVKSQSSQDIKVKCDGTPSSMDTGAGPGIGSDQTLLQHITGNPPVGPVNTGMLKNSGANDLQKSMWESVQLGVPQQDYTAQLQSHKPIQVSVVDQQQALIQGQPSNQLSLHPDMVDFVASQPNDNYFAFDDDITQDSIVEELVLMEEQMNLNNNSYNNCLGISLQSQSTVPQGAVMSSHLTGNPFYHSAHSSSTPVHTPTPTPTPTPTPNPTPTSEMMGGQGLSRESPCSRMAQTTPVDSALGSSRHTPIGTPHSSCSSSVPPSPVECRNPFAFTPINSSIAYQDASIVSSSPVKPMQRPMATHPDKAKLEWMSNGYNSVVGNAAISNNGIGILPSYQDLLDDQFRKPHAFAIPGQSYQAQARHHDAHFGRLTPISPVQPQVASMSNLSKQEGFAVPAPLDNKGTNSSTSNNFRCRSVSPAVHRQRNLSGSTAYPVSNLPRSSVNPFSSPVTPEVLSILTNSHSDGSANNMAQRSQSVPLNVMMLTAVPPMQKQSNNKKITNVLLSKMDSDSDDAVRGLGINNMPSNYTARMNLTQILETTPSFPSANHQIQVNSSPSVYEFQKPSYLLKNSRTDQVSFSSGETQAQSDIIEQQQQQQQQQQQLQQQQQQLQQQQQLQQQQQQLQQQQQQQQQQLQQQQNQQQLHFNSTVKDLLGDDGLNPSSQLVGQVASELNAVVSDFPSDIRLNSELSSSINDLNTLDTNLLFDPNQQQGQYEDSTLEELKNDPLFQQICSESVNSTGFDWLESKDQPTVEMLG, encoded by the exons caaATCAGTACAATCAAAAGTGGAGAGCATATTG CAAGATGTCGAGAAGTTTACAGACATCGAAAAACTCTACCTCTACCTTAAGTTGCCTTCTGGTCCCAACAGTGGCAATGACAAAAG TGATCAGAGCTCCATGTCATCCAGCCGCACTCAGCAAATGCATGCGTTTAACTGGATCCGAAATCATCTAGAGGAACACCCAGAAACTTCTCTCCCCAAGCAAGAAGTCTATGATGAATACAA gaGCTATTGTGACAATCTCGGCTACCATCCATTGAGTGCAGCTGACTTTGGAAAGATCATGAAAAATGTTTTTCCGAACATGAAGGCACGTCGTCTGGGCATGAGAGGCAAATCCAA GTACTGCTACAGTGGACTGAGGAAGAAGGCGTTTGTTCACATGCCTTCTTTGCCCAATCTGGACTTTCATAAAACTGGAGATGGG CCTGAAGGGATGGAGTCCTCGGGGCAGCTGCAGAATGCAGAGGAGGATGTCCGGTCAGCTGCCTGCGACTTGGTCTGTGAGTGGGCACAGAAAGTGTTGAGTCGTCAGTTCGATGCGGTTGAGGACCTGGCACGCTTCCTTCTCAACAGCCATTACATTGGTACCAAATCGATGGCAGCACTCACTGTAATGACTGGCGCACCTACAG GTATGAAGACACCAACGCAGACATCAGCGTTCGTGCCAACAACTGAAACCAATTCGTTCCAGCCCCAAGTAAAGACTCTGCCCTCGCCCTCTGTGGATGCCAAACAGCAGCTGCAGCGCAAGATTCAGAAGAAGCAGCAGGAGCAGAAGCTGCACTCCCCCCTTCCAGGAGAGGCCCATGGGAGGAGAGTAGATGGAGGGACGCCAGGGCCGGTCCCCTGCATTCATCGGGGGAGCCCAGCACTGCTGTCCCCTCAGCCCACCATCGGGATTGTCGTGGCAGCAGTCTCCAGCCCTGTTACG GTACAAAGAAACAGACAGCTGGTGACCTCGCCCAGCCCCGTTGGCACACCTGAAGGCAAAGTCCTTCCTGTAAACTTTCAAGTGGTTGCTCAGCACATGCATTCTATGAAGCAGTCTCCCAAGACCCCTCAAAACATCCCCGCCAGCCCGATAGATCGATCAGCGCGGCATCGCTATCCGCAAATACTGCCCAAACCTTGTGCCACCAGCGCCCTCACCTTGCGTTCGCCCACCACTGTCCTCATCACCAACAGCCCCATCAAGACTGTTGTGCCTACACCTCATGTGAGCTCGGTGAACGTGGTGAAAATGACAGCAATATCCTTGACACCCAGCAACAGCGGCACGGCCCTCAGGCCTGCTTCTGCCGGCAACAGTGGGACAGGGGCAGCTGAGGAGCCAAGGGCAGGCCTGCAGATCAGACATGGTTCTGTGGTCTCTCTCCAGTCTCCTGTAGCAAGGTCCAACAGTGTGACGACCACACCTACCGTTGAGATCAAAATGGAGCCTGAAGCCATAACTGATGAAAGCCAAACTCTCAGCACAGAAAGGCTGGCTGGGACTCAGGAGGCCTCTGGTGGTCAGGGAGGGGGTTGCGTGAAGCTGAGGGCCATCAGCGACCCCGCCACTCAGGCCAAGGGATCCCCAGGAGGAGGTGGTGAGGCTAGACCTGAAGAGACAAGGACAAAAGGCGATGCAAAGTCCCATTTGGACAACACTGTGGTAGCCTCCACTGTAAGCAATAATAATCCAAACACTTTCTTTATTGCAATCTCCAATCCAAACACCAGCATGACTTTATCATCCAATGGCAATGCTGCAAGTTCTCCCAAGGAAAGCTTGGCCGGTTCCAAGAGCCCACGGAAGCGCTCCACAAGTTTGGCGTCTGAATCCCAGGCCCCACCTATCAAGAAAGTCTTTACGTCCCAGCAATCTACCATCAGTTTGGAAAGTCAAAAAGTGGGCCTCAGTGCTGCAGTAAAGAAGGTTACAAAAGCAACCCTGCCGGCCAAACCTGACTGCACACCAGCACCTACTCCTGGAAAAGTTACTGTGAAACTCAATTCAACAGTCCCAACACGAATCTTAGCTCAGACGCCGTCTGACACTCAAGCTGCATATTCCAGCAGCTTTCTGACTGTAGTCAAATCTCAGTCTTCACAAGACATCAAAGTTAAATGTGATGGAACTCCATCCAGCATGGATACAGGTGCAGGCCCAGGGATTGGTTCTGATCAGACGTTATTGCAGCATATCACAGGTAATCCTCCTGTTGGCCCTGTTAACACGGGCATGCTGAAAAACTCGGGGGCTAACGACTTGCAGAAATCCATGTGGGAGTCGGTGCAGCTTGGAGTCCCACAACAGGATTACACTGCTCAGCTACAGAGCCACAAGCCCATTCAGGTTTCAGTGGTAGACCAACAACAAGCACTGATCCAGGGACAGCCTTCCAATCAGTTATCCCTGCATCCAGATATGGTTGATTTTGTAGCATCACAGCCGAATGACAACTATTTTGCTTTTGATGATGATATCACACAGGACAGTATTGTTGAAGAGCTAGTGTTAATGGAAGAGCAAATGAATCTGAACAATAATTCTTACAACAATTGTTTGGGGATATCGCTGCAGAGTCAGTCGACAGTTCCCCAGGGGGCAGTCATGTCATCTCATCTAACAGGCAACCCCTTCTACCACTCAGCTCACAGCAGCAGCACTCCGGTTCACACTCCTACtcctacccccacccccacacctaCCCCGAACCCGACCCCCACTTCAGAAATGATGGGAGGTCAGGGGTTATCCCGGGAAAGCCCCTGCTCGCGAATGGCCCAGACGACTCCTGTGGACAGCGCTTTGGGGAGCAGCCGGCACACCCCCATTGGCACACCACActccagctgcagcagcagcGTGCCCCCCAGCCCAGTGGAATGCAGGAACCCTTTTGCTTTCACACCCATAAACTCCAGCATAGCCTACCAGGATGCCAGCATCGTTTCGAGTAGCCCTGTCAAGCCCATGCAGAGGCCCATGGCCACCCACCCAGACAAGGCCAAGCTGGAATGGATGAGCAACGGGTACAACAGTGTGGTGGGAAACGCTGCCATTTCGAACAATGGCATCGGAATTCTACCTAGCTATCAGGATCTACTGGATGACCAATTCAGAAAGCCGCACGCCTTCGCCATACCTGGGCAATCATATCAGGCACAGGCAAGGCATCATGACGCACACTTTGGCCGCTTGACGCCCATCTCTCCAGTCCAGCCCCAGGTGGCTTCCATGTCTAACCTCAGCAAACAGGAAGGTTTTGCAGTTCCCGCTCCCCTGGACAACAAAGGGACAAACTCCTCTACAAGCAACAACTTCCGCTGCCGCAGCGTTAGCCCTGCTGTCCATCGCCAGCGAAACCTAAGTGGCAGCACCGCCTACCCTGTCTCCAATCTCCCCAGATCCAGCGTCAACCCTTTCAGCAGCCCTGTGACTCCAGAGGTTCTCAGCATACTCACAAACAGCCATTCGGATGGCAGTGCCAACAACATGGCTCAGAGGAGTCAATCGGTTCCATTAAATGTGATGATGCTGACGGCGGTCCCACCCATGCAGAAACAGAGCAACAACAAGAAGATCACCAACGTGCTGCTGAGCAAGATGGACTCGGACAGTGATGACGCAGTAAGGGGCCTGGGCATCAATAACATGCCCTCCAATTACACGGCCAGGATGAATCTCACACAGATCCTGGAAACCACTCCCAGCTTCCCTAGTGCCAACCACCAGATCCAGGTCAATTCCAGTCCTTCAGTATATGAATTCCAGAAGCCAAGTTACCTCCTGAAAAACAGCAGAACTGACCAGGTCAGCTTTTCTTCTGGGGAAACCCAAGCACAGTCAGATATTATagaacaacagcagcagcagcagcagcagcagcagcagctgcagcagcagcagcagcaactgcagcagcagcagcaactgcagcagcagcagcagcaactgcagcagcagcagcagcagcagcagcagcaactgcagcagcagcagaatcaaCAGCAACTACATTTCAACAGCACCGTTAAGGACCTGTTAGGAGATGACGGCCTGAACCCAAGCTCACAGCTCGTGGGCCAGGTGGCGTCAGAACTCAACGCCGTGGTATCAGATTTTCCCAGCGATATCAGATTGAACTCTGAACTTTCAAGCAGCATCAACGATCTGAACACTTTGGACACAAATCTACTGTTTGACCCGAATCAGCAGCAGGGACAATATGAAGATTCTACACTGGAGGAACTGAAAAATGATCCGCTTTTCCAACAGATTTGCAGCGAGTCAGTGAACTCGACCGGTTTTGACTGGTTGGAAAGCAAGGACCAGCCTACAGTTGAAATGTTGggttaa
- the LOC121298924 gene encoding DNA-binding protein RFX7-like isoform X1, with protein MSSSRTQQMHAFNWIRNHLEEHPETSLPKQEVYDEYKSYCDNLGYHPLSAADFGKIMKNVFPNMKARRLGMRGKSKYCYSGLRKKAFVHMPSLPNLDFHKTGDGPEGMESSGQLQNAEEDVRSAACDLVCEWAQKVLSRQFDAVEDLARFLLNSHYIGTKSMAALTVMTGAPTGMKTPTQTSAFVPTTETNSFQPQVKTLPSPSVDAKQQLQRKIQKKQQEQKLHSPLPGEAHGRRVDGGTPGPVPCIHRGSPALLSPQPTIGIVVAAVSSPVTVQRNRQLVTSPSPVGTPEGKVLPVNFQVVAQHMHSMKQSPKTPQNIPASPIDRSARHRYPQILPKPCATSALTLRSPTTVLITNSPIKTVVPTPHVSSVNVVKMTAISLTPSNSGTALRPASAGNSGTGAAEEPRAGLQIRHGSVVSLQSPVARSNSVTTTPTVEIKMEPEAITDESQTLSTERLAGTQEASGGQGGGCVKLRAISDPATQAKGSPGGGGEARPEETRTKGDAKSHLDNTVVASTVSNNNPNTFFIAISNPNTSMTLSSNGNAASSPKESLAGSKSPRKRSTSLASESQAPPIKKVFTSQQSTISLESQKVGLSAAVKKVTKATLPAKPDCTPAPTPGKVTVKLNSTVPTRILAQTPSDTQAAYSSSFLTVVKSQSSQDIKVKCDGTPSSMDTGAGPGIGSDQTLLQHITGNPPVGPVNTGMLKNSGANDLQKSMWESVQLGVPQQDYTAQLQSHKPIQVSVVDQQQALIQGQPSNQLSLHPDMVDFVASQPNDNYFAFDDDITQDSIVEELVLMEEQMNLNNNSYNNCLGISLQSQSTVPQGAVMSSHLTGNPFYHSAHSSSTPVHTPTPTPTPTPTPNPTPTSEMMGGQGLSRESPCSRMAQTTPVDSALGSSRHTPIGTPHSSCSSSVPPSPVECRNPFAFTPINSSIAYQDASIVSSSPVKPMQRPMATHPDKAKLEWMSNGYNSVVGNAAISNNGIGILPSYQDLLDDQFRKPHAFAIPGQSYQAQARHHDAHFGRLTPISPVQPQVASMSNLSKQEGFAVPAPLDNKGTNSSTSNNFRCRSVSPAVHRQRNLSGSTAYPVSNLPRSSVNPFSSPVTPEVLSILTNSHSDGSANNMAQRSQSVPLNVMMLTAVPPMQKQSNNKKITNVLLSKMDSDSDDAVRGLGINNMPSNYTARMNLTQILETTPSFPSANHQIQVNSSPSVYEFQKPSYLLKNSRTDQVSFSSGETQAQSDIIEQQQQQQQQQQQLQQQQQQLQQQQQLQQQQQQLQQQQQQQQQQLQQQQNQQQLHFNSTVKDLLGDDGLNPSSQLVGQVASELNAVVSDFPSDIRLNSELSSSINDLNTLDTNLLFDPNQQQGQYEDSTLEELKNDPLFQQICSESVNSTGFDWLESKDQPTVEMLG; from the exons ATGTCATCCAGCCGCACTCAGCAAATGCATGCGTTTAACTGGATCCGAAATCATCTAGAGGAACACCCAGAAACTTCTCTCCCCAAGCAAGAAGTCTATGATGAATACAA gaGCTATTGTGACAATCTCGGCTACCATCCATTGAGTGCAGCTGACTTTGGAAAGATCATGAAAAATGTTTTTCCGAACATGAAGGCACGTCGTCTGGGCATGAGAGGCAAATCCAA GTACTGCTACAGTGGACTGAGGAAGAAGGCGTTTGTTCACATGCCTTCTTTGCCCAATCTGGACTTTCATAAAACTGGAGATGGG CCTGAAGGGATGGAGTCCTCGGGGCAGCTGCAGAATGCAGAGGAGGATGTCCGGTCAGCTGCCTGCGACTTGGTCTGTGAGTGGGCACAGAAAGTGTTGAGTCGTCAGTTCGATGCGGTTGAGGACCTGGCACGCTTCCTTCTCAACAGCCATTACATTGGTACCAAATCGATGGCAGCACTCACTGTAATGACTGGCGCACCTACAG GTATGAAGACACCAACGCAGACATCAGCGTTCGTGCCAACAACTGAAACCAATTCGTTCCAGCCCCAAGTAAAGACTCTGCCCTCGCCCTCTGTGGATGCCAAACAGCAGCTGCAGCGCAAGATTCAGAAGAAGCAGCAGGAGCAGAAGCTGCACTCCCCCCTTCCAGGAGAGGCCCATGGGAGGAGAGTAGATGGAGGGACGCCAGGGCCGGTCCCCTGCATTCATCGGGGGAGCCCAGCACTGCTGTCCCCTCAGCCCACCATCGGGATTGTCGTGGCAGCAGTCTCCAGCCCTGTTACG GTACAAAGAAACAGACAGCTGGTGACCTCGCCCAGCCCCGTTGGCACACCTGAAGGCAAAGTCCTTCCTGTAAACTTTCAAGTGGTTGCTCAGCACATGCATTCTATGAAGCAGTCTCCCAAGACCCCTCAAAACATCCCCGCCAGCCCGATAGATCGATCAGCGCGGCATCGCTATCCGCAAATACTGCCCAAACCTTGTGCCACCAGCGCCCTCACCTTGCGTTCGCCCACCACTGTCCTCATCACCAACAGCCCCATCAAGACTGTTGTGCCTACACCTCATGTGAGCTCGGTGAACGTGGTGAAAATGACAGCAATATCCTTGACACCCAGCAACAGCGGCACGGCCCTCAGGCCTGCTTCTGCCGGCAACAGTGGGACAGGGGCAGCTGAGGAGCCAAGGGCAGGCCTGCAGATCAGACATGGTTCTGTGGTCTCTCTCCAGTCTCCTGTAGCAAGGTCCAACAGTGTGACGACCACACCTACCGTTGAGATCAAAATGGAGCCTGAAGCCATAACTGATGAAAGCCAAACTCTCAGCACAGAAAGGCTGGCTGGGACTCAGGAGGCCTCTGGTGGTCAGGGAGGGGGTTGCGTGAAGCTGAGGGCCATCAGCGACCCCGCCACTCAGGCCAAGGGATCCCCAGGAGGAGGTGGTGAGGCTAGACCTGAAGAGACAAGGACAAAAGGCGATGCAAAGTCCCATTTGGACAACACTGTGGTAGCCTCCACTGTAAGCAATAATAATCCAAACACTTTCTTTATTGCAATCTCCAATCCAAACACCAGCATGACTTTATCATCCAATGGCAATGCTGCAAGTTCTCCCAAGGAAAGCTTGGCCGGTTCCAAGAGCCCACGGAAGCGCTCCACAAGTTTGGCGTCTGAATCCCAGGCCCCACCTATCAAGAAAGTCTTTACGTCCCAGCAATCTACCATCAGTTTGGAAAGTCAAAAAGTGGGCCTCAGTGCTGCAGTAAAGAAGGTTACAAAAGCAACCCTGCCGGCCAAACCTGACTGCACACCAGCACCTACTCCTGGAAAAGTTACTGTGAAACTCAATTCAACAGTCCCAACACGAATCTTAGCTCAGACGCCGTCTGACACTCAAGCTGCATATTCCAGCAGCTTTCTGACTGTAGTCAAATCTCAGTCTTCACAAGACATCAAAGTTAAATGTGATGGAACTCCATCCAGCATGGATACAGGTGCAGGCCCAGGGATTGGTTCTGATCAGACGTTATTGCAGCATATCACAGGTAATCCTCCTGTTGGCCCTGTTAACACGGGCATGCTGAAAAACTCGGGGGCTAACGACTTGCAGAAATCCATGTGGGAGTCGGTGCAGCTTGGAGTCCCACAACAGGATTACACTGCTCAGCTACAGAGCCACAAGCCCATTCAGGTTTCAGTGGTAGACCAACAACAAGCACTGATCCAGGGACAGCCTTCCAATCAGTTATCCCTGCATCCAGATATGGTTGATTTTGTAGCATCACAGCCGAATGACAACTATTTTGCTTTTGATGATGATATCACACAGGACAGTATTGTTGAAGAGCTAGTGTTAATGGAAGAGCAAATGAATCTGAACAATAATTCTTACAACAATTGTTTGGGGATATCGCTGCAGAGTCAGTCGACAGTTCCCCAGGGGGCAGTCATGTCATCTCATCTAACAGGCAACCCCTTCTACCACTCAGCTCACAGCAGCAGCACTCCGGTTCACACTCCTACtcctacccccacccccacacctaCCCCGAACCCGACCCCCACTTCAGAAATGATGGGAGGTCAGGGGTTATCCCGGGAAAGCCCCTGCTCGCGAATGGCCCAGACGACTCCTGTGGACAGCGCTTTGGGGAGCAGCCGGCACACCCCCATTGGCACACCACActccagctgcagcagcagcGTGCCCCCCAGCCCAGTGGAATGCAGGAACCCTTTTGCTTTCACACCCATAAACTCCAGCATAGCCTACCAGGATGCCAGCATCGTTTCGAGTAGCCCTGTCAAGCCCATGCAGAGGCCCATGGCCACCCACCCAGACAAGGCCAAGCTGGAATGGATGAGCAACGGGTACAACAGTGTGGTGGGAAACGCTGCCATTTCGAACAATGGCATCGGAATTCTACCTAGCTATCAGGATCTACTGGATGACCAATTCAGAAAGCCGCACGCCTTCGCCATACCTGGGCAATCATATCAGGCACAGGCAAGGCATCATGACGCACACTTTGGCCGCTTGACGCCCATCTCTCCAGTCCAGCCCCAGGTGGCTTCCATGTCTAACCTCAGCAAACAGGAAGGTTTTGCAGTTCCCGCTCCCCTGGACAACAAAGGGACAAACTCCTCTACAAGCAACAACTTCCGCTGCCGCAGCGTTAGCCCTGCTGTCCATCGCCAGCGAAACCTAAGTGGCAGCACCGCCTACCCTGTCTCCAATCTCCCCAGATCCAGCGTCAACCCTTTCAGCAGCCCTGTGACTCCAGAGGTTCTCAGCATACTCACAAACAGCCATTCGGATGGCAGTGCCAACAACATGGCTCAGAGGAGTCAATCGGTTCCATTAAATGTGATGATGCTGACGGCGGTCCCACCCATGCAGAAACAGAGCAACAACAAGAAGATCACCAACGTGCTGCTGAGCAAGATGGACTCGGACAGTGATGACGCAGTAAGGGGCCTGGGCATCAATAACATGCCCTCCAATTACACGGCCAGGATGAATCTCACACAGATCCTGGAAACCACTCCCAGCTTCCCTAGTGCCAACCACCAGATCCAGGTCAATTCCAGTCCTTCAGTATATGAATTCCAGAAGCCAAGTTACCTCCTGAAAAACAGCAGAACTGACCAGGTCAGCTTTTCTTCTGGGGAAACCCAAGCACAGTCAGATATTATagaacaacagcagcagcagcagcagcagcagcagcagctgcagcagcagcagcagcaactgcagcagcagcagcaactgcagcagcagcagcagcaactgcagcagcagcagcagcagcagcagcagcaactgcagcagcagcagaatcaaCAGCAACTACATTTCAACAGCACCGTTAAGGACCTGTTAGGAGATGACGGCCTGAACCCAAGCTCACAGCTCGTGGGCCAGGTGGCGTCAGAACTCAACGCCGTGGTATCAGATTTTCCCAGCGATATCAGATTGAACTCTGAACTTTCAAGCAGCATCAACGATCTGAACACTTTGGACACAAATCTACTGTTTGACCCGAATCAGCAGCAGGGACAATATGAAGATTCTACACTGGAGGAACTGAAAAATGATCCGCTTTTCCAACAGATTTGCAGCGAGTCAGTGAACTCGACCGGTTTTGACTGGTTGGAAAGCAAGGACCAGCCTACAGTTGAAATGTTGggttaa